One genomic region from Evansella sp. LMS18 encodes:
- the pyrH gene encoding UMP kinase — protein MERTKYNRIVLKLSGEALAGEQGFGIDPSVIQSIAQQIREIIDLEVEVAIIVGGGNIWRGMAGSAKGMDRATADYMGMLATVMNSLALQDSLENIGVQTRVQTSIEMRQVAEPYIRRKAIRHLEKKRVVIFAAGTGNPYFSTDTTAALRAAEIEADVILMAKNKVDGVYSADPSIDSSAVKYDSLTYLDLLKEGLAVMDSTASSLCMDNNIPLIVFSIMEEGNIKRAVTGEEIGTIIRGKE, from the coding sequence ATGGAAAGAACAAAATACAACCGTATTGTGTTAAAATTAAGTGGGGAAGCTTTGGCCGGAGAGCAGGGCTTTGGTATTGACCCTTCTGTCATTCAGTCAATCGCACAACAAATCAGGGAAATCATTGACCTGGAAGTGGAAGTGGCTATTATTGTCGGCGGCGGGAATATCTGGAGAGGTATGGCTGGCAGCGCCAAAGGAATGGACAGGGCAACTGCTGATTATATGGGAATGCTCGCTACCGTAATGAATTCCCTGGCATTACAGGACAGTCTGGAAAATATCGGGGTTCAGACCCGGGTGCAAACTTCTATTGAAATGCGCCAGGTTGCAGAGCCGTACATAAGGAGAAAAGCGATCCGCCACCTTGAGAAAAAGCGTGTTGTTATTTTTGCGGCAGGAACGGGTAACCCGTATTTCTCTACGGATACTACGGCGGCTTTACGTGCAGCAGAAATCGAAGCGGACGTTATCCTCATGGCGAAGAACAAAGTAGACGGAGTATACAGTGCCGATCCTTCAATCGATTCCAGTGCAGTTAAATATGATTCACTCACTTACCTCGATTTACTGAAAGAGGGTCTTGCTGTAATGGATTCCACAGCATCATCGCTTTGCATGGATAATAATATCCCGCTGATTGTTTTCTCCATCATGGAAGAGGGTAATATTAAGCGGGCGGTAACCGGCGAAGAAATCGGTACGATAATAAGGGGGAAAGAATAA